One genomic region from Arthrobacter sp. YN encodes:
- a CDS encoding dynamin family protein, with protein MAETVRMTTLVEQGMALVGERNDLRRRLENTRNRLQDPSVRVIVVGEFKQGKSQLINALVNAPVCPVDDDIATTVPTVVRQGDPASAVVLVPAADGGTPEGTRVELESDGHERTLERRPVQLDHLADYVSEKGNPGNTKNIVAAEVVLPRKLLAGGLTVVDSPGVGGLGSTHTLTTLTALPSAHAMVFVSDASQEYTEPEMRFLRQAMRISPNVVCVLSKTDLYPSWRQIEDLDRKHLVEVGPDIPLFPVSSELRLQAARLQDTELNAESGFPALIHHLRNNIVGEAARIQRRSVGHDVLSVAENLRLALQSELGALENPEGTPQMIAGLNAAKEDADSLRKRSARWQITLNDGIGDLIADMEYDLKDRLRRIQREAEIAIDQGDPGPAWEQFTQWLEQSTAAAVSDTFVWTSERAQWLATQVADHFSEDEVALPALKVADTGGVLDPVADIQEMDNGRLGPLQKVLIGMRGSYGGVLMFGLLTGIFGMALINPLSVGAGLLLGRKAFREDKAARLKQRQAEAKILVRKHVDDVVFQVGKQLRDRLRLVQRATRDHFTEIAEEHHRSLTESVAAAQKAAATYAVERDMRIKEIRGQLKAVDTVAREAQQLLDAPSTENQPKPSTVPAG; from the coding sequence GTGGCGGAAACAGTACGGATGACCACCTTGGTAGAGCAGGGCATGGCACTGGTGGGGGAGCGGAACGACCTTCGACGACGCTTGGAAAACACCCGCAACCGCCTCCAGGATCCCAGCGTTCGCGTGATCGTGGTGGGCGAGTTCAAGCAAGGCAAGAGCCAACTGATCAATGCTCTGGTAAATGCACCCGTCTGCCCTGTCGATGACGACATTGCCACCACTGTGCCGACGGTGGTACGGCAGGGGGATCCGGCGTCGGCCGTTGTCCTGGTTCCCGCTGCGGATGGTGGCACGCCGGAAGGCACTCGTGTGGAACTCGAGAGCGACGGCCACGAACGAACGCTTGAACGCCGGCCCGTGCAGTTGGACCACCTTGCTGACTACGTCTCCGAAAAAGGCAATCCGGGCAACACGAAGAACATCGTGGCGGCGGAAGTTGTCCTGCCGAGGAAACTGCTGGCGGGCGGACTGACAGTAGTGGATTCACCGGGGGTGGGTGGGCTGGGGTCAACGCACACACTGACCACCTTGACGGCTCTTCCGTCAGCGCATGCCATGGTGTTCGTCTCCGATGCGTCCCAGGAATACACCGAACCGGAGATGCGGTTCCTGCGCCAAGCCATGCGCATAAGCCCCAATGTGGTGTGCGTGCTGTCCAAGACCGACCTCTATCCGAGCTGGCGGCAGATTGAGGACCTCGACCGGAAACACCTGGTCGAGGTGGGTCCGGACATACCCCTGTTCCCCGTCTCTTCGGAGCTGCGCCTCCAGGCCGCGCGTCTGCAGGACACGGAACTGAACGCCGAATCAGGGTTTCCTGCGCTGATCCACCACCTGAGGAACAACATTGTGGGGGAGGCCGCCAGAATTCAACGTCGGTCCGTTGGCCATGATGTCTTGTCCGTGGCGGAAAACCTGAGGCTCGCCCTGCAGTCGGAGCTTGGTGCCCTGGAGAACCCAGAGGGCACGCCGCAGATGATCGCAGGCCTCAACGCGGCCAAGGAGGACGCGGACTCGCTGCGCAAACGGTCGGCGCGCTGGCAGATCACCCTCAACGATGGCATCGGGGACCTCATCGCAGATATGGAGTACGACCTGAAGGACAGGTTGCGCCGTATCCAACGCGAAGCGGAAATCGCCATTGACCAGGGGGATCCCGGCCCCGCCTGGGAGCAGTTCACCCAGTGGCTGGAACAGAGCACCGCTGCTGCGGTGTCGGATACCTTCGTCTGGACCAGCGAACGGGCCCAGTGGCTGGCCACCCAGGTGGCGGATCACTTTTCCGAGGACGAGGTAGCCCTGCCGGCGTTGAAGGTGGCCGATACGGGCGGCGTGCTGGACCCCGTGGCCGACATCCAGGAAATGGACAACGGGCGCCTCGGTCCCCTGCAAAAGGTGCTGATCGGGATGCGCGGATCCTACGGCGGCGTGCTGATGTTCGGCCTCCTGACTGGCATCTTTGGGATGGCCCTCATCAACCCGCTCTCTGTCGGCGCCGGCCTCCTGCTGGGACGCAAAGCCTTCCGGGAGGACAAGGCGGCCCGGCTCAAGCAGCGGCAAGCCGAAGCCAAGATCCTGGTCAGGAAGCACGTGGACGATGTTGTGTTCCAAGTCGGAAAACAGCTGAGGGACAGGCTGCGGCTGGTCCAGCGGGCCACCCGGGACCACTTCACGGAGATCGCCGAGGAGCACCACCGCTCCCTGACGGAATCCGTGGCGGCCGCCCAAAAAGCTGCCGCAACCTACGCCGTGGAACGGGACATGAGGATCAAGGAGATCCGGGGCCAGCTGAAGGCCGTGGACACCGTGGCCAGGGAAGCACAGCAGTTGCTTGACGCTCCGTCCACGGAAAACCAGCCCAAACCCTCAACCGTCCCGGCCGGCTGA
- a CDS encoding IniB N-terminal domain-containing protein, translating into MPTLAQQLVQFLMSLFNDPDAAEDFVRDPEAALAAAGLRDVSSADVDAVRPVVLDYAPINARSSFDREYNTGGNQGSTGAGAGWGGHDDDDRPNGGGGGGGRPDHDDDDDHGHGGGGGGGGWGGHDDDDDHGHGGGGGGGGWGGHDDDDDHGHGGGGGGWGGGDDHDDHAHAVQQLVHVVNNYSYTTTIDDRDTITDQSVNQNIWADGDVTQLFNQDAVIASGDGAIAAGDDVKDSGNTTTTNTDDHSTDNSVTIRETGPGDVEVGNTDIEVKDSFNDNSDNSVTKDSYNTDVDVDVDIEDSFNEDNSSHTDNSHTNIHNTDSFNKDSYNTENELEVGDVDVEYTNIENSTIIKDNEVELEYTNDHSTNVELEDVQVNYDSTVIQDNELEIDNSKEIDVEDVQVNYDSTVIQDNELEVDKSSYTNIEDNEVDVEYNDIDHSNVIAKNDVDID; encoded by the coding sequence ATGCCTACACTCGCACAACAGCTCGTGCAGTTCCTGATGAGCCTGTTCAACGATCCCGACGCAGCCGAGGACTTTGTCCGCGACCCCGAGGCTGCCCTTGCCGCAGCCGGCCTCCGTGACGTTTCCTCGGCCGACGTCGATGCTGTTCGCCCGGTGGTCCTCGACTACGCACCCATCAACGCCCGTTCGTCGTTCGACCGTGAATACAACACAGGCGGCAACCAGGGCTCCACTGGCGCCGGCGCCGGCTGGGGCGGACACGACGATGACGATCGCCCCAACGGCGGTGGTGGCGGCGGCGGACGCCCCGATCATGATGACGACGACGATCACGGCCACGGCGGTGGCGGCGGTGGCGGTGGCTGGGGTGGCCATGATGACGACGACGATCACGGCCACGGCGGTGGCGGCGGTGGCGGTGGCTGGGGTGGTCATGATGACGACGACGATCACGGCCACGGCGGTGGCGGCGGTGGCTGGGGTGGCGGAGACGACCACGATGACCACGCCCACGCCGTTCAACAACTGGTCCACGTGGTGAACAACTACTCCTACACCACCACTATCGATGACCGCGATACGATCACCGATCAGTCGGTGAACCAGAACATTTGGGCAGACGGCGATGTCACGCAGCTCTTCAACCAGGACGCTGTCATCGCCTCGGGCGACGGCGCCATTGCAGCCGGTGATGACGTCAAGGATTCCGGTAACACCACCACCACCAACACCGACGATCACTCAACGGATAACTCGGTGACCATCCGCGAGACAGGTCCCGGAGATGTCGAAGTGGGCAACACGGACATCGAGGTCAAGGATTCGTTCAACGACAATTCGGACAACTCGGTGACCAAGGACTCCTACAACACCGATGTTGATGTCGACGTGGACATTGAGGACTCCTTCAATGAGGACAACTCCTCGCACACCGACAACTCCCACACCAACATCCACAACACCGATTCGTTCAACAAGGACTCCTACAACACGGAGAACGAGCTGGAAGTCGGCGACGTGGACGTGGAGTACACGAACATCGAGAACTCCACCATCATCAAGGACAACGAGGTGGAGCTGGAATACACCAACGATCACTCCACCAACGTGGAACTGGAGGACGTCCAGGTCAACTACGATTCCACGGTGATCCAGGACAACGAGCTGGAGATCGACAACTCCAAGGAGATCGATGTGGAGGACGTCCAGGTCAACTACGATTCCACGGTGATCCAGGACAACGAGCTCGAGGTTGATAAGTCGAGCTACACCAACATCGAGGACAACGAAGTTGACGTCGAATACAACGACATTGACCATTCGAACGTCATTGCCAAGAACGACGTTGACATCGACTAG
- a CDS encoding dynamin family protein, with translation MMEPGIAGAADLLRHAREVFRDDAAALAVVDELDSRLEGPLRIAVAGMVKAGKSTLLNAIIGEEIAPTDAGECTRVVTWYQYGHTPKITVYPFRGGPQNLPVTRADGRLVLSLGDIPAGDVERLVVDWPSASLRNLTLIDTPGIASLSEDVSGRSAAFLLPEDEPTAADAVIYLMRHLHASDVRFLESFKDTAAGRSGTVNALAVLSRADEIGAGRIDSLISAAVIADRYSRDQNLRPLALGVVPVAGLLAQSSRTMRQADYEAMVMLAQMDRNQRERMMLSADRFVRLEDPQGLHPATKASLVQRFGLFGIRLGVALIRGGTTDPTELAHELARRSGLGTLLDAISYLFQTRADALKARAVVVGVESLVRGAARERAAPLEAALERLQTGAHEFRELKLLAALRTGGVGLGEEQEAEAERLVGGRGSTPALRLGVDPEAVPGQISEAARSCLSRWRLIAENPLTEPSALEACRVVMRSCEGMLAAMPAVR, from the coding sequence CTGATGGAACCGGGAATTGCCGGAGCCGCGGACCTGCTCCGGCACGCACGGGAAGTCTTCCGCGATGACGCCGCCGCGCTCGCGGTGGTGGACGAGTTGGACAGCCGGTTGGAAGGACCGTTGCGCATCGCAGTAGCCGGGATGGTCAAGGCCGGGAAATCAACACTCCTCAACGCGATCATTGGCGAGGAAATCGCGCCCACTGACGCCGGTGAGTGCACCCGTGTGGTCACGTGGTACCAATACGGACACACTCCGAAAATCACGGTGTACCCGTTCAGGGGCGGACCTCAAAACCTCCCCGTGACCCGTGCGGACGGCCGCCTGGTCTTGTCCTTGGGAGATATCCCGGCCGGGGATGTGGAGCGTCTGGTGGTGGACTGGCCATCAGCCAGCCTGCGCAATCTCACCTTGATCGATACTCCCGGCATAGCCTCGTTGTCCGAGGATGTTTCCGGGAGATCGGCGGCATTCCTGCTGCCGGAAGACGAACCCACGGCAGCGGACGCCGTCATCTATCTCATGCGGCACCTGCACGCCTCCGATGTCCGGTTCCTCGAGTCCTTCAAGGACACTGCCGCCGGACGATCCGGTACTGTCAACGCCTTGGCTGTCCTGTCCCGGGCCGATGAGATCGGCGCCGGAAGGATCGACTCCCTGATTTCCGCAGCAGTCATCGCCGACAGATACAGCCGGGACCAGAACCTTAGACCCCTGGCCTTGGGTGTGGTGCCCGTGGCCGGGCTGCTGGCACAGAGCTCACGGACCATGCGCCAGGCGGACTATGAAGCCATGGTGATGTTGGCGCAGATGGACCGGAACCAGCGGGAACGAATGATGCTGTCCGCAGACCGTTTTGTCCGTCTCGAGGACCCGCAAGGCCTCCACCCGGCCACCAAAGCATCGCTGGTGCAAAGGTTTGGCCTGTTCGGGATCCGGTTGGGTGTTGCCCTGATCCGGGGCGGGACCACTGATCCCACCGAGCTGGCCCATGAACTGGCACGTCGCAGCGGGCTGGGTACCTTGCTGGACGCCATCAGCTATCTCTTCCAGACCCGTGCCGACGCACTCAAGGCGCGTGCCGTCGTCGTGGGCGTGGAGTCATTGGTCCGCGGCGCTGCCCGGGAGCGGGCGGCGCCGCTGGAAGCGGCGTTGGAACGGCTCCAGACTGGCGCTCATGAGTTCCGGGAGCTCAAGCTCCTCGCCGCGTTGCGAACAGGTGGCGTGGGACTGGGTGAGGAGCAGGAAGCTGAAGCAGAACGGCTGGTGGGTGGCCGTGGCAGCACTCCCGCGTTGAGGTTGGGGGTGGACCCTGAGGCGGTTCCCGGGCAGATCAGCGAGGCTGCCCGGAGTTGCTTGAGCCGTTGGCGGCTGATCGCGGAAAATCCCTTGACCGAGCCGTCGGCACTGGAAGCCTGCCGGGTGGTCATGCGAAGTTGCGAAGGGATGCTGGCCGCTATGCCGGCCGTTCGCTGA